Proteins encoded by one window of Microbacterium testaceum:
- a CDS encoding LacI family DNA-binding transcriptional regulator codes for MAGIDDVAHAAGVSTATVSRALSGRGPVSTATRDRVLAAADRLGYVVSAAASSLATGRARAVGVVVPFLDRWFFSTVLAGISDALVREGYDITLYSVSADPAERRRVFDDHLRRRRIDAVITVALELDAEESASLRGLGVPIVAIAGPNPLLTTLTVDDLAVGRAATDHLLGLGHHRLAHIGADAATAAGSTVPGLRRRGFLEQLAAAGIADAVVEPADFTIEGGSAAATRLLTAEHRPTALFAASDEMAIGAILAARELGLRVPDDVSIIGVDGHELGRWFSLTTIDQFARGQGARAAEAVLAALDGSEPGRGLGTLPFEVVDRGSTAAPGPRARGPFEGTPAASVTDRSRE; via the coding sequence GTGGCCGGTATCGACGACGTCGCACACGCGGCGGGGGTGTCGACGGCCACGGTCTCGCGCGCGTTGAGCGGGCGCGGACCCGTCTCGACCGCCACCCGCGACCGGGTGCTGGCCGCGGCCGACCGGCTCGGCTACGTCGTCTCGGCGGCGGCCTCGAGTCTGGCAACCGGGCGGGCGCGAGCGGTCGGGGTGGTGGTGCCGTTCCTCGATCGGTGGTTCTTCAGCACGGTCCTCGCGGGTATCTCCGACGCCCTCGTCCGCGAGGGCTACGACATCACGCTCTACAGCGTCAGCGCCGACCCCGCTGAGCGCAGACGCGTGTTCGACGACCACCTGCGCCGCCGCCGCATCGACGCCGTCATCACGGTCGCCCTCGAACTGGATGCCGAGGAGTCGGCGTCACTACGCGGCCTCGGCGTTCCGATCGTGGCGATCGCGGGCCCGAACCCGCTGCTGACGACCCTGACGGTCGACGATCTCGCCGTGGGCCGCGCGGCCACCGACCATCTGCTGGGGCTCGGCCATCACCGCCTGGCTCACATCGGAGCGGATGCTGCGACCGCCGCGGGCTCGACGGTGCCGGGGCTGCGGCGTCGAGGCTTCCTTGAGCAGCTGGCGGCGGCGGGCATCGCGGATGCCGTGGTGGAACCGGCCGACTTCACGATCGAGGGAGGCTCGGCGGCGGCGACCCGGCTGCTCACAGCAGAGCACCGGCCGACCGCGCTGTTCGCCGCGTCGGACGAGATGGCGATCGGTGCGATCCTCGCCGCCCGGGAGCTCGGCCTGCGGGTTCCCGACGACGTCTCGATCATCGGGGTTGACGGACACGAGCTGGGCCGATGGTTCTCGTTGACCACCATCGACCAGTTCGCGCGGGGTCAGGGGGCGCGTGCAGCTGAGGCCGTTCTCGCCGCTCTCGACGGCTCCGAGCCGGGGCGGGGCCTCGGCACCCTGCCGTTCGAGGTGGTCGACCGCGGTTCGACCGCGGCTCCGGGCCCTCGGGCCCGCGGGCCGTTCGAGGGCACCCCCGCCGCATCGGTCACGGATCGCTCTAGAGAGTGA